The following are from one region of the Thiocapsa rosea genome:
- a CDS encoding ClcB-like voltage-gated chloride channel protein has protein sequence MTDRVRRASVLVLTLWLAVSALPVRSAQDVVPIRSGDSLWGVADRIAPEAGFSRDQVMLALLEANPDAFSPACNVNGVLRVGAVLRVPSAEHMGALDAATARRRIERQAREWAEHRRSGRALVCPAAVEQPASESPATAPVDGPRHGEVATQGDTIPTPDRSPSRLASPTESERSAAFPDRAQAPEQPRATDTISQIPPIESGQRRDEICPCPSDPAGAESPDEAGSAPSPHVDSSRVVSGEAPPHLPEGPRAPFWLLIPLVLGLLAISLIRRRPHAAAPPFAPSGEAAVTGTDPPGDAAASQTRRLPFLLALKDGDLVILVLAALAGLLGALVTVVFREGIHGLEWLLVGHSGSLVVMALGLPPWQRLLLPAVGGLVAGLILEQIGGRLRGRTTTDYMEAVAVGDGWISVRQSLVKSASSLVTVASGGSIGREGAMVQLSAMVASTIGRVARFPRDRLRLLVAAGAAAGLAAAYNAPIAATLFVAEIVLGSIAIQHIGPLIVAAVIASVTVHDIMGYAPIYEIPAFSLVSDWELGLYVLLGLVAGHMAPIFLGLLGHSHRAFARLPMPLSARMALGGLIVGAISMYEPAVWGNGYSVVNTVLHEPWVWQALLTVMVLKMIATAATHGSGAVGGAFTPTLFVGALLGVLFGTAVHAVLPVGTGPPSAYAVVGMGAMLAATTHAPLMSILMVFEMTMDYEIVLPLMLAVVTAHYTVRRYVDVAPMYAESLLPREADAGGR, from the coding sequence ATGACCGACAGGGTCCGCCGCGCGTCGGTCCTGGTTCTGACGCTCTGGTTGGCCGTCTCGGCATTGCCGGTGCGGTCGGCTCAGGATGTCGTTCCGATCCGTTCGGGCGATAGCCTCTGGGGGGTCGCGGATCGGATCGCGCCCGAGGCGGGGTTCAGTCGGGATCAGGTGATGCTCGCTCTGCTGGAGGCGAACCCGGACGCCTTCTCGCCCGCCTGCAACGTGAACGGGGTTTTGCGTGTCGGTGCGGTGCTGCGGGTGCCGTCCGCCGAACACATGGGTGCCCTGGATGCGGCGACGGCTCGTCGGCGCATCGAGCGTCAGGCGCGTGAGTGGGCGGAGCATCGTCGCAGCGGGCGGGCGTTGGTGTGTCCGGCGGCGGTCGAGCAGCCTGCGTCGGAGTCGCCTGCAACCGCGCCCGTGGATGGTCCGCGACATGGGGAGGTGGCGACGCAGGGGGATACGATCCCAACGCCGGATCGGTCGCCTTCGCGTTTGGCCTCACCGACGGAATCCGAGCGCTCTGCGGCCTTCCCGGACCGAGCACAGGCACCGGAACAACCGCGGGCGACAGACACGATAAGCCAGATCCCGCCGATCGAATCCGGCCAACGCCGCGACGAGATCTGTCCCTGCCCGTCGGATCCGGCCGGAGCCGAGTCGCCGGATGAGGCTGGATCGGCGCCATCGCCGCATGTCGATTCCAGCCGCGTCGTGAGCGGGGAGGCGCCGCCGCACTTGCCGGAGGGGCCGCGGGCGCCGTTCTGGCTACTGATTCCGCTGGTGCTGGGGTTGCTGGCGATATCGCTGATCCGACGGAGGCCGCACGCTGCCGCGCCGCCGTTCGCCCCATCCGGCGAGGCGGCCGTGACGGGAACCGACCCGCCCGGCGACGCAGCGGCTTCGCAGACCCGCCGTCTGCCCTTCCTGCTTGCCTTAAAGGACGGCGATCTCGTCATTCTGGTGCTGGCGGCGCTGGCCGGACTCCTGGGTGCGTTGGTCACGGTGGTGTTTCGCGAGGGGATCCATGGTCTGGAATGGCTGCTCGTCGGTCACAGCGGTAGCCTCGTCGTCATGGCGCTGGGCTTGCCGCCTTGGCAGCGTCTGCTGCTGCCGGCGGTCGGCGGTTTGGTGGCCGGCTTGATCCTGGAGCAGATCGGCGGGCGGTTGCGCGGGCGGACGACGACCGATTATATGGAGGCGGTCGCGGTCGGCGACGGGTGGATCAGTGTCCGCCAGAGCCTGGTGAAGTCGGCCTCCTCGCTCGTGACGGTGGCCTCCGGAGGCTCCATTGGGCGGGAGGGTGCGATGGTGCAGCTCTCCGCGATGGTCGCCTCGACCATCGGCCGGGTTGCCCGCTTTCCGCGCGACCGTCTGCGTTTGCTGGTGGCGGCCGGGGCGGCGGCGGGTCTGGCTGCGGCCTACAACGCACCGATCGCGGCGACCTTGTTCGTCGCGGAGATCGTGCTGGGATCCATCGCAATCCAGCACATCGGCCCGCTGATCGTCGCCGCGGTGATTGCGAGCGTCACCGTCCACGACATCATGGGGTACGCGCCCATCTACGAGATCCCGGCGTTCAGTCTGGTGAGCGATTGGGAGCTCGGCCTCTATGTGCTGCTGGGTCTCGTCGCGGGCCATATGGCGCCGATCTTTCTGGGTTTATTGGGGCATTCCCATCGGGCCTTCGCCCGGCTGCCGATGCCGCTGTCCGCTCGGATGGCGCTCGGCGGGCTCATCGTCGGGGCCATCTCGATGTACGAGCCCGCGGTCTGGGGCAACGGCTACAGCGTCGTCAACACAGTGCTCCACGAGCCCTGGGTCTGGCAGGCGCTGCTGACCGTGATGGTGCTGAAGATGATTGCCACCGCGGCGACGCATGGCTCGGGAGCGGTCGGCGGGGCCTTCACGCCGACACTTTTCGTCGGTGCGCTGCTCGGGGTGCTCTTCGGCACCGCGGTCCACGCGGTCCTGCCGGTCGGCACCGGACCGCCGAGCGCCTACGCGGTGGTCGGCATGGGGGCCATGCTCGCGGCCACGACGCATGCCCCTTTGATGTCGATCCTGATGGTCTTCGAGATGACGATGGACTACGAGATCGTTCTGCCGCTGATGCTCGCCGTGGTGACGGCTCATTACACGGTGCGGCGTTATGTGGATGTGGCACCGATGTATGCTGAGTCGCTGCTGCCGCGCGAGGCGGATGCGGGTGGTCGATAA
- a CDS encoding GNAT family N-acetyltransferase, producing MLEALLEPLRGEGVCLRPFVSADAAAFAGAARESASSVGRWMSWCHEDFSVGEARAWFAICSAELDACSAVELGIFAAEGCEVLGGIGLNHFIAEHKLCNLGYWVRASRQREGIATRAVRTMARFGFADLGLMRIEIVVAEGNGPSAGVARKAGALYEGLARNRLVVGGVSVPAWIFSMVPDSVGLSQ from the coding sequence ATGCTCGAAGCGTTGCTGGAGCCGTTGCGTGGCGAGGGGGTTTGCCTGAGGCCGTTCGTCTCCGCCGACGCCGCGGCATTCGCCGGCGCGGCGCGCGAGTCCGCGAGTTCGGTCGGGCGCTGGATGTCCTGGTGCCACGAGGATTTCAGTGTCGGAGAGGCACGCGCCTGGTTCGCGATCTGCTCAGCGGAGCTTGACGCCTGCTCGGCGGTGGAGTTGGGGATCTTCGCGGCGGAGGGCTGCGAGGTGCTCGGGGGCATCGGTCTGAATCATTTTATCGCCGAGCACAAGCTCTGCAATCTGGGGTATTGGGTGCGCGCGTCGCGGCAGCGGGAAGGGATTGCGACACGCGCCGTGCGCACGATGGCGAGGTTCGGCTTTGCGGATTTGGGGCTGATGCGGATCGAGATCGTCGTTGCCGAGGGGAATGGCCCGAGTGCCGGCGTTGCGCGCAAGGCGGGTGCGCTGTACGAGGGCTTGGCGCGCAACCGGTTGGTTGTCGGCGGTGTCTCGGTTCCGGCCTGGATATTTTCAATGGTGCCGGATTCTGTCGGTCTCTCGCAATGA
- a CDS encoding DUF4351 domain-containing protein, with protein sequence MDFIDIYAALDENERTLYTQRYPQEAADMSGFAQRFIEQGIEQGIEKGIEQGIEQGVQRGEARMLLSLLRLRFGELPDAVQQRIESADADTLLRWSERVLTARTLAEVLDGAC encoded by the coding sequence TTGGACTTTATCGACATCTACGCCGCTCTGGATGAGAATGAACGCACTCTATACACCCAACGCTATCCCCAAGAGGCGGCCGACATGAGCGGATTTGCCCAGCGCTTCATCGAACAAGGCATCGAACAAGGTATCGAGAAGGGCATCGAGCAAGGAATCGAGCAAGGCGTGCAGCGCGGTGAAGCCCGCATGCTCCTGTCCCTCCTACGGTTGCGTTTCGGTGAATTACCCGACGCCGTGCAGCAACGCATCGAGAGCGCCGACGCCGATACCCTGCTGCGCTGGTCGGAGCGGGTGCTGACCGCCCGGACGCTGGCCGAGGTTCTCGATGGTGCCTGTTGA
- a CDS encoding UPF0175 family protein has product MQTFSIRDLWKHTGDLVREAKSGRLSVVTKDGELIFLAIPFDESLLLGGLATTLATRLFDEEAISFGQAAKVAGMDAAEFMEILNRLKIPVARPRRGELEEELETFG; this is encoded by the coding sequence ATGCAGACATTTTCGATCCGAGATCTCTGGAAGCATACCGGTGATCTCGTCCGCGAAGCCAAGTCCGGACGACTGTCCGTGGTGACCAAGGATGGAGAACTGATCTTTCTTGCGATCCCTTTCGATGAGTCCCTCCTCCTCGGTGGACTGGCGACAACCCTCGCGACGCGACTGTTCGACGAGGAAGCGATCTCCTTCGGGCAAGCGGCGAAGGTCGCCGGGATGGATGCCGCCGAGTTTATGGAGATCCTGAACCGCCTGAAGATCCCCGTCGCTCGTCCACGTCGCGGTGAATTGGAGGAAGAGCTTGAAACATTCGGCTGA
- the cas3 gene encoding CRISPR-associated helicase Cas3': MESSDTYFRYWGKADRNFDGDPKWHPLLYHCLDVAACGEALLRHQPAWLEKMAALSGLDPGVLSQWLTFLLAIHDIGKFGDGFQALRPDLQGELQGQTVQVAYDVRHDTLGYALGMESLPGWLGRDASDDLESDLLRPWLAAVAGHHGRPPKNLPTQAILKRQFRPDVLANVRQFVEDARQLLLPIGWCLPEPAPGGAERQQQASWLVAGFAVVSDWLGSNTRWFNYQHPEWSLEDYWQTVALPTAEQAIHESGLLGPSPAKQATFAGLFPHLASALTPLQSWANSVAIAPGPQLFILEELTGGGKTEAGLTLAARLMSDGKGRGLYFALPTMATADAMFDRLRKHHTGHDQETWQGFFSTGDASLVLAHSAATTKTKLDALRHHDAGYDQQREEPSASQHCTAWLADSRKKALLAGFGVGTVDQALLGVLPLRHQSLRLLGLSTKILVVDEVHACDCYMGELLARLLRFHAGLGGSAILLSATLPIDQRARLLAAFADGAAYPTAKPDESAYPLATHLHSAGLDEKPVQAREAVSRPVAIDSLADETVVFQRLETTIQRGGCAVWVRNTVADAMAAWQTWNCNHPDTPAILFHARFALGDRLAIAGTIKRRFGPDSTSATREGRLVIATQVVEQSLDVDFDDMVTDLAPIDLVVQRAGRLQRHARDAMGNRAPTEGRGGARLGVLMPEPTHDAAADWFKGFLSKAARVYPDHGKLWLTARWLVEHGGFDLAAQARDLIESVYGETGYDQTPAPLQTITAAAEGACHADRGTARGNLLSFEQGYDPTGLHWPDEDEHADITTRLGEKTVRLRLGKIVEDELIAWAPADPGIAWPLSELTVARRLVAGESPREAARIERARQSMPDEGRYCLIVPLEPSGAEWRGWALNQQDEEIRVIYSPTAGLRIETGDAIDESDL; encoded by the coding sequence ATGGAATCCTCAGACACCTATTTTCGGTATTGGGGGAAAGCGGACCGGAATTTCGACGGGGACCCGAAGTGGCATCCCCTGCTCTACCACTGCCTGGACGTGGCCGCCTGCGGAGAGGCGCTTCTGCGACATCAGCCGGCCTGGCTGGAAAAAATGGCCGCCCTGTCCGGCCTCGATCCCGGCGTCCTGTCGCAGTGGCTCACGTTTCTCCTCGCCATCCACGACATCGGCAAATTCGGGGATGGCTTTCAGGCGCTACGGCCTGATCTGCAAGGCGAGCTTCAAGGGCAAACCGTCCAAGTTGCTTACGACGTGCGTCATGACACGCTGGGCTATGCCTTGGGCATGGAATCGCTGCCCGGCTGGCTTGGGCGCGATGCAAGCGATGATCTGGAAAGCGATCTACTGCGACCCTGGCTGGCGGCTGTCGCGGGGCATCATGGCCGCCCACCGAAAAATCTGCCGACGCAAGCGATTCTCAAACGCCAGTTCCGCCCTGACGTGCTCGCCAATGTTCGCCAATTCGTTGAAGATGCAAGGCAATTGTTGCTCCCTATCGGTTGGTGCCTGCCCGAACCGGCGCCCGGCGGAGCCGAACGACAACAGCAAGCCTCGTGGTTGGTTGCCGGATTTGCCGTCGTCAGCGACTGGCTCGGGTCGAATACCCGCTGGTTCAACTATCAGCACCCGGAATGGAGTCTGGAAGACTACTGGCAAACCGTCGCGCTCCCGACTGCCGAACAGGCGATCCACGAAAGCGGTTTGCTCGGGCCGTCTCCAGCCAAACAGGCCACATTCGCCGGCTTGTTTCCCCATCTCGCGTCCGCGCTCACACCACTCCAGAGTTGGGCGAATTCCGTCGCGATCGCGCCGGGGCCGCAACTTTTCATCCTGGAAGAGCTGACAGGCGGCGGCAAGACCGAAGCCGGACTCACGCTGGCCGCGCGCCTCATGTCCGATGGGAAGGGGCGCGGCCTCTATTTCGCCCTGCCGACGATGGCCACGGCGGACGCTATGTTCGACCGACTGCGAAAACATCATACTGGTCATGACCAAGAGACCTGGCAAGGGTTTTTCTCGACTGGTGATGCCTCCCTGGTGCTCGCGCATTCGGCCGCCACGACCAAGACCAAATTGGATGCCCTGCGGCACCACGATGCCGGTTACGACCAACAACGCGAGGAACCCTCGGCCTCTCAGCACTGCACCGCCTGGCTGGCGGACAGCCGCAAGAAGGCACTGCTCGCGGGTTTCGGCGTCGGGACGGTGGATCAAGCCCTGCTCGGGGTGCTGCCGTTGCGGCATCAATCGCTTCGCCTGCTGGGGCTTTCCACCAAGATTCTGGTGGTGGACGAGGTTCACGCCTGCGACTGCTACATGGGCGAACTGCTCGCCCGCCTGCTGCGCTTTCATGCCGGGCTCGGCGGTTCGGCGATCCTGCTTTCCGCCACCCTGCCCATCGACCAGCGGGCAAGGCTGTTGGCCGCCTTCGCCGATGGAGCGGCTTATCCGACAGCCAAACCTGATGAATCCGCTTACCCGCTAGCCACCCATCTGCATTCCGCCGGTCTCGACGAAAAGCCAGTCCAGGCGAGGGAGGCGGTCTCGCGCCCGGTAGCGATCGATTCGCTTGCGGATGAGACAGTCGTCTTCCAGCGCCTGGAAACAACCATCCAGCGCGGCGGCTGCGCGGTCTGGGTACGCAACACCGTTGCGGATGCCATGGCCGCCTGGCAGACCTGGAACTGCAACCATCCCGACACCCCGGCCATCCTGTTTCATGCGCGGTTTGCGCTTGGCGATCGGCTGGCGATCGCCGGGACCATCAAGCGCCGCTTCGGACCAGACAGCACATCCGCGACCCGAGAAGGCCGATTGGTCATTGCCACGCAGGTCGTCGAGCAATCGCTGGATGTCGATTTTGACGACATGGTAACGGACCTAGCGCCTATCGATCTCGTCGTCCAGCGGGCGGGACGCCTGCAACGTCATGCGCGCGATGCCATGGGGAATCGCGCACCGACGGAGGGACGTGGCGGCGCCCGGCTGGGCGTGCTGATGCCGGAGCCGACGCATGATGCCGCTGCCGACTGGTTCAAGGGATTTCTCTCCAAGGCTGCCAGGGTCTATCCCGATCACGGGAAACTCTGGCTGACGGCGCGTTGGCTGGTTGAACACGGCGGTTTCGATCTCGCCGCGCAGGCACGCGACCTTATCGAGAGCGTCTATGGCGAAACGGGTTATGACCAGACCCCTGCACCGCTTCAAACCATCACAGCCGCGGCCGAGGGCGCCTGTCACGCGGATCGGGGCACGGCGCGAGGCAACCTGCTGAGTTTCGAGCAGGGCTATGACCCCACCGGATTGCACTGGCCCGACGAGGACGAACATGCCGACATCACCACCCGTCTGGGCGAGAAGACCGTGCGCCTGCGTCTCGGGAAAATCGTCGAGGATGAGTTGATCGCCTGGGCGCCAGCGGATCCGGGTATCGCCTGGCCGCTGTCGGAACTCACGGTCGCGCGCCGTCTGGTCGCCGGCGAAAGCCCTCGCGAAGCAGCCCGGATCGAGCGCGCGCGCCAGTCGATGCCGGACGAAGGTCGATACTGCCTGATCGTGCCGCTGGAACCGTCTGGGGCCGAATGGCGCGGCTGGGCGCTAAATCAGCAAGACGAAGAGATCCGCGTGATTTATTCACCCACGGCAGGTTTACGCATCGAAACAGGAGACGCCATCGATGAATCTGATCTCTGA
- the casA gene encoding type I-E CRISPR-associated protein Cse1/CasA codes for MNLISECWIPVRRADGSRQRIAPWQLTEAIDENPILAVTSPRPDFDGALTQFLIGLLQTTCTPDLFTWRTWRKTPPTPAELKTRFETVAHAFELEGEKAFMQDFTPAELDKQFAISALLIGSPPEDSETDLFIKQETVKQLCPHCAATALFSLQTDSPEGGRGYRTGLRGGGPLTTLVLGKHLWETGWLNVLEKSRYIFGVSALPEFRESAKIFKNMTL; via the coding sequence ATGAATCTGATCTCTGAATGCTGGATTCCCGTGCGGCGCGCCGACGGTTCCCGGCAACGCATCGCGCCCTGGCAGTTGACCGAGGCCATCGATGAGAACCCCATCCTCGCGGTTACCAGCCCTCGCCCCGACTTCGATGGGGCGCTGACGCAGTTTTTGATTGGCCTGCTGCAAACCACCTGTACGCCCGATCTGTTCACCTGGCGTACTTGGCGCAAGACACCGCCAACGCCAGCGGAACTCAAGACCCGCTTCGAGACCGTGGCGCATGCCTTCGAGTTGGAGGGCGAGAAGGCGTTCATGCAGGATTTCACCCCCGCTGAACTGGATAAGCAATTCGCCATCTCCGCCCTGTTGATCGGTTCGCCCCCAGAAGACAGCGAGACGGATCTCTTCATCAAACAGGAGACGGTGAAACAACTTTGTCCGCATTGCGCAGCGACAGCCCTGTTTTCCTTGCAAACCGATTCCCCCGAAGGTGGTCGGGGCTACCGCACTGGATTACGCGGTGGCGGACCCCTGACCACGTTGGTTCTTGGCAAGCACCTTTGGGAGACCGGCTGGCTGAATGTCCTTGAAAAATCACGCTATATCTTCGGCGTATCGGCTCTCCCGGAATTCAGGGAAAGCGCTAAAATATTTAAAAACATGACGTTGTAG
- a CDS encoding ISL3 family transposase produces MIDQSQLLRLLGLPQIAIDRVEITDAAVLEIHVHSTEEGTQCRSCGRRITEPHGLGEERRLRHLSIFEHRTEILIRPKRYRCPDCRDHPTTTQRVDWYDPRSGFTRAFEHSLMRALINSTLEDVAHKEAVTPEHLDGILDRCVPSQIDWTTLTALPVLGLDEIALTKGHGNFVVIVSARVEDTLSILAVLKDRKRATIEAFLRTIPKSLRRTVRVVCTDLYSGFIGAAKAVFGTHVAICADRFHVARLYRDAVETLRKTELRRLKRDLSKTEYGGLKNVHWILRKRESDLSAEERRIRARLFAYSPQLAQAHALSQALTEVYDMPLSKGQAKRKLSGWMRRVKNAEMTCFQSFLKTLRRHWDEITNYFTERHTSGFVEGLNNKIKVLKRRCYGLSNLRRLYQRVYLDLCGYRVFAR; encoded by the coding sequence ATGATTGACCAGAGCCAACTCCTGCGCCTGCTCGGACTGCCGCAGATCGCCATCGACCGCGTCGAGATCACGGACGCCGCTGTGCTGGAAATTCATGTGCACAGCACCGAGGAGGGCACGCAGTGCCGGAGCTGCGGCCGACGCATCACTGAGCCGCATGGACTCGGTGAAGAACGGCGGTTGCGCCATCTGTCGATCTTCGAGCATCGCACCGAAATTCTCATTCGTCCCAAACGGTATCGCTGCCCCGATTGCCGGGATCATCCCACCACCACCCAACGGGTGGACTGGTACGACCCGCGCAGCGGCTTCACCCGTGCGTTCGAACACAGCCTGATGCGCGCCCTGATCAACAGCACCCTGGAAGACGTCGCGCACAAGGAGGCCGTCACCCCGGAGCACCTCGACGGTATTCTCGATCGGTGCGTCCCGAGCCAGATCGACTGGACGACGCTCACGGCGCTGCCCGTGCTCGGGCTCGACGAGATCGCCTTGACCAAAGGCCACGGCAATTTCGTGGTGATCGTCAGCGCCAGGGTCGAGGACACCCTGAGCATCCTCGCCGTGCTCAAGGACCGTAAGCGCGCGACCATCGAGGCGTTTTTGCGCACGATCCCAAAATCCTTGCGGCGCACCGTTCGCGTCGTGTGCACCGACCTGTACAGCGGCTTCATCGGTGCGGCCAAGGCCGTCTTCGGCACGCACGTCGCCATCTGCGCCGATCGCTTCCATGTCGCGCGTTTGTATCGCGACGCCGTGGAGACGTTGCGCAAGACAGAACTGCGCCGGCTCAAGCGCGACCTGTCGAAAACCGAGTACGGCGGGCTCAAGAACGTCCATTGGATCCTGCGCAAGCGCGAATCCGACTTGAGCGCCGAGGAACGGCGGATCCGCGCCCGGTTGTTCGCCTATTCCCCGCAACTCGCGCAAGCTCATGCCCTCAGCCAAGCCCTCACCGAGGTCTACGACATGCCCCTGTCCAAAGGTCAGGCCAAGCGCAAACTCAGTGGCTGGATGCGACGGGTCAAGAACGCCGAGATGACGTGTTTTCAATCCTTCCTGAAAACGTTGCGCCGTCATTGGGACGAGATCACCAATTATTTTACCGAACGACACACGAGCGGTTTCGTCGAAGGTCTCAACAACAAGATCAAAGTATTAAAACGGCGGTGCTATGGCTTGAGCAACCTGCGCCGGCTCTACCAGAGGGTGTACCTCGATCTGTGCGGTTATCGGGTTTTCGCGCGCTGA
- the casA gene encoding type I-E CRISPR-associated protein Cse1/CasA: MQDRFPWLKPTRTSEAQPPAGVTTPVDVHPDQQFWALPRRIRLLPQETEPTACDLCGRETQVIYRNFTAKNYGVNYSGFQHSLSPHYVKDNALMPAHPQPGGIGYRHWLGLVESDADGVHRPARVVEQFRSLTRMDGDLWAFGYDMKSNKARCWYDARMPILTISGEMEAVFRDLATRLVNAADKVAGDLRKSLKTALFGETKVRGDLSFVQSVFWAETEASFYEHLRQLRDLLPTDQQAHPILESWLKTLRAAAFRLFDRHSQTGDFDAVDPGQIARARNALGKALAGAPLREKILGLPKPLKQKRQKS; the protein is encoded by the coding sequence ATTCAAGACCGTTTCCCGTGGCTGAAACCGACGCGGACCAGCGAAGCGCAGCCCCCGGCGGGCGTCACGACTCCCGTCGATGTCCATCCCGATCAGCAATTCTGGGCCTTGCCCCGGCGTATTCGCTTGTTGCCACAAGAAACGGAACCAACCGCTTGCGATCTCTGCGGCAGGGAAACCCAGGTGATCTACCGCAATTTCACAGCCAAAAACTATGGTGTGAATTACAGCGGATTTCAGCATTCGCTCAGTCCGCATTACGTCAAGGATAACGCCCTCATGCCAGCGCATCCGCAACCCGGCGGCATCGGTTACCGACACTGGCTCGGTCTGGTAGAGAGCGACGCGGACGGTGTTCACCGACCTGCCCGAGTTGTCGAACAGTTTCGCAGCTTGACGCGCATGGATGGCGATCTATGGGCGTTCGGCTATGACATGAAAAGCAATAAAGCGCGCTGCTGGTATGACGCTCGGATGCCTATCCTGACGATTTCTGGAGAAATGGAGGCTGTCTTCAGGGATTTGGCAACTCGTCTGGTCAATGCGGCGGACAAAGTCGCCGGAGATTTGCGCAAGAGCTTGAAAACAGCATTATTTGGCGAGACCAAGGTACGCGGTGACTTGAGTTTCGTGCAAAGCGTTTTCTGGGCGGAGACCGAAGCCTCTTTCTATGAGCATCTACGCCAACTCCGCGACCTCCTACCAACCGATCAACAGGCTCATCCAATCCTGGAAAGCTGGTTGAAGACGCTCCGCGCCGCGGCTTTTCGCTTATTCGACCGACATTCTCAGACGGGCGATTTCGATGCCGTCGACCCTGGACAGATCGCTCGGGCGCGCAATGCCTTGGGTAAAGCGCTGGCAGGTGCGCCGTTGAGAGAAAAGATCCTTGGTTTACCCAAGCCACTGAAACAAAAGCGCCAGAAATCTTGA
- the casB gene encoding type I-E CRISPR-associated protein Cse2/CasB, with protein MNVHKEIAVTNWEKHPFPQGKPDHPSFGLLLAWWRRLEDDKGERAFLRRAGTLTEVMLSPSFVDLLRTLRNQGYAVSNHNHPLSKIAAIAGLSARIKAPADAGLATRMGTPKATGSTPTFSQLRMRRILACDDIEELYTLLRRALAVLDDKADLADLAATIWNWSPLDDKRPYDPRRRLAYDYYAAAPIKS; from the coding sequence TTGAACGTTCACAAGGAGATCGCCGTGACAAACTGGGAGAAACACCCATTTCCACAAGGTAAGCCCGATCATCCATCCTTCGGGTTGCTGCTCGCTTGGTGGCGACGATTGGAGGACGACAAAGGCGAACGCGCCTTCCTGCGCCGCGCCGGCACTTTAACCGAAGTCATGTTGAGCCCGAGCTTTGTGGATTTGCTGCGAACGCTCCGAAACCAGGGCTATGCCGTCAGCAACCATAACCATCCACTCTCCAAGATTGCCGCCATTGCCGGCCTGTCGGCGCGCATCAAAGCACCCGCCGATGCGGGACTCGCCACCCGCATGGGCACGCCAAAAGCGACTGGCTCCACGCCGACATTCTCGCAGCTGCGTATGCGTCGCATCCTGGCCTGTGACGACATCGAAGAGCTGTACACCCTGCTGCGCCGTGCGCTGGCCGTGCTGGACGATAAGGCCGATCTGGCGGACCTCGCGGCAACCATCTGGAACTGGTCGCCACTGGATGACAAGCGACCCTACGACCCGCGCCGTCGCCTGGCCTATGACTATTACGCCGCCGCGCCGATTAAATCCTAA
- the cas7e gene encoding type I-E CRISPR-associated protein Cas7/Cse4/CasC has protein sequence MSTFLQLHLLTSYPPACLNRDDLNRPKSAIMGGVPRLRISSQSLKRAWRASEQFEDALTGHLGTRTKRRGVKIFEKLAAAGIREKEAKEWAQAIAGRFGKLKAKKENEPRNDLEIEQLAHFSPEEEVAIDALADVLISEGRAPTEPELALLRKQHTAADIALFGRMLADNPAFNTEAACQVAHAITVHRAAVEDDFFTAVDDLNNHEEDAGSAHMGEQGFGAGLFYQYVCIDCDRLHENLGGDAGLASRTIQALIEAAATVAPTGKQNSFASRACAYYVLAEKGSRQPRSLSLAFMKPVREGDMLDSAVNVLTSMRNNLDKVYFQSKPLASRSINAIAGEGDFTALKTWAAQVGDDA, from the coding sequence ATGTCGACCTTTCTGCAACTGCACCTGCTGACCAGTTATCCGCCTGCCTGCCTGAATCGCGATGACCTGAACCGGCCCAAGAGCGCCATCATGGGCGGCGTTCCGCGACTGCGGATCTCCAGCCAGAGTCTGAAACGCGCTTGGCGAGCATCCGAACAATTCGAAGATGCCTTGACGGGACACCTGGGAACCCGGACCAAGCGCAGGGGCGTCAAGATTTTCGAGAAACTGGCTGCCGCCGGTATCAGAGAAAAAGAGGCGAAGGAGTGGGCGCAAGCCATTGCCGGACGCTTCGGAAAACTCAAGGCGAAGAAGGAAAACGAGCCACGCAACGACCTGGAAATTGAGCAACTGGCCCATTTCAGCCCAGAAGAAGAGGTCGCCATCGACGCCTTGGCCGATGTGCTGATCAGTGAGGGTCGGGCACCCACGGAACCGGAATTGGCCTTGCTACGCAAACAACACACGGCCGCCGATATTGCGCTTTTCGGTCGCATGTTGGCCGATAATCCAGCTTTCAACACCGAAGCCGCCTGCCAGGTCGCCCATGCCATCACGGTTCACCGCGCCGCAGTCGAGGATGACTTCTTCACCGCAGTGGACGATCTCAACAACCATGAGGAAGATGCCGGTTCCGCCCACATGGGCGAACAGGGCTTCGGCGCCGGTTTGTTCTATCAATACGTCTGCATCGATTGCGACCGGCTGCACGAGAATCTCGGCGGCGATGCCGGCCTCGCCAGTCGGACGATCCAGGCGCTGATCGAAGCGGCCGCCACCGTCGCGCCCACCGGTAAACAGAACAGTTTCGCCAGCCGCGCCTGCGCCTATTACGTCCTGGCCGAAAAGGGCAGTCGTCAACCCCGTTCACTGTCGCTGGCCTTCATGAAGCCGGTTCGGGAAGGCGACATGCTCGATAGCGCCGTCAACGTGCTGACCAGCATGCGCAATAACCTCGACAAGGTGTATTTCCAGTCAAAGCCGCTCGCGTCGCGCAGCATCAACGCCATCGCTGGCGAAGGCGATTTCACGGCGCTCAAGACTTGGGCGGCTCAAGTTGGTGATGACGCATGA